The following coding sequences lie in one Desmodus rotundus isolate HL8 chromosome 1, HLdesRot8A.1, whole genome shotgun sequence genomic window:
- the TUFM gene encoding elongation factor Tu, mitochondrial isoform X1, which produces MAAATLLRATPLFSGLGSGSTPLLQGLLQPLKAPAQTLLCRGLAVEAKKTYVRDKPHVNVGTIGHVDHGKTTLTAAITKILAEGGGAKYKKYEEIDNAPEERARGITINAAHVEYSTAARHYAHTDCPGHADYVKNMITGTAPLDGCILVVAANDGPMPQTREHLLLAKQIGVEHVVVYVNKADAVQDSEMVDLVELEVRELLTEFGYKGEETPVIVGSALCALEQRDPELGLKSVQKLLDAVDTHIPVPIRDLEKPFLLPVESVYSIPGRGTVVTGTLERGILKKGDECEFLGHNKNIRTVVTGIEMFHKSLERAEAGDNLGALVRGLKREDLRRGLVMAKPGSIHPHQKVEAQVYILSKEEGGRHKPFVSHFMPVMFSLTWDMACRVILPPGKELAMPGEDLKLSLILRQPMILEKGQRFTLRDGNRTIGTGLVTDTPAMTEEDKNIKWS; this is translated from the exons ATGGCGGCCGCCACCCTGCTGCGCGCGACACCCCTCTTCAGCG GTCTCGGCTCCGGTTCGACCCCACTACTGCAGGGCTTGTTACAGCCGCTGAAGGCCCCGGCACAGACCCTCTTGTGCCGTGGCCTGGCCGTGGAGGCCAAGAAGACCTATGTGCGCGACAAGCCCCATGTGAATGTGGGTACCATCGGCCATGTGGACCACGGCAAGACCACACTGACCGCAGCCATCACGAAAA TTTTAGCCGAGGGAGGTGGGGCCAAGTATAAGAAGTATGAGGAGATTGACAATGCCCCGGAGGAGCGAGCCCGTGGCATCACCATCAATGCAGCTCATGTGGAATATAGCACTGCTGCCCGCCACTATGCCCACACAGACTGCCCAGGTCACGCAGATTATGTTAAG AATATGATCACAGGCACTGCCCCCCTTGACGGCTGCATCCTGGTGGTGGCAGCCAATGATGGCCCCATGCCCCAGACCCGAGAGCACTTATTACTGGCCAAACAG ATTGGAGTAGAGCATGTTGTGGTGTATGTGAACAAGGCAGATGCCGTCCAGGACTCTGAGATGGTGGATCTAGTCGAGCTGGAAGTCCGGGAACTGCTCACTGAGTTTGGCTACAAAGGGGAGGAGACCCCAGTCATCGTAGGCTCTGCCCTCTGTGCCCTTGAG CAACGGGACCCTGAGCTTGGCCTGAAGTCTGTGCAGAAGCTGCTGGATGCTGTGGACACTCACATCCCGGTGCCCATCCGGGATCTGGAGAAGCCTTTCCTGCTGCCTGTAGAGTCAGTTTACTCTATCCCTG GCCGGGGCACTGTGGTGACAGGTACGCTAGAACGTGGCATTTTGAAGAAGGGAGATGAGTGTGAGTTCCTGGGACATAACAAGAACATTCGCACTGTGGTGACAG GCATTGAAATGTTCCACAAGAGCCtggagagggcagaggcaggtgaTAATCTTGGGGCCCTGGTTCGAGGCTTAAAGCGGGAAGACCTGAGACGTGGCCTGGTTATGGCCAAACCAGGTTCCATCCATCCCCACCAGAAGGTGGAGGCACAG GTTTACATCCTCAGCAAAGAGGAAGGTGGCCGCCACAAGCCCTTTGTATCCCACTTCATGCCTGTCATGTTCTCCCTGACTTGGGACATGGCCTGCCGTGTCATCTTGCCTCCAGGGAAG GAGCTTGCTATGCCTGGGGAGGACCTGAAGCTTAGCCTAATCTTGCGGCAGCCAATGATCTTAGAAAAAGGCCAGCGTTTTACTCTGCGAGATGGCAACCGGACCATTGGCACTGGCCTCGTCACTGACACGCCGGCCATGACTGAGGAGGACAAGAACATAAAGTGGAGTTGA
- the TUFM gene encoding elongation factor Tu, mitochondrial isoform X2 yields MAAATLLRATPLFSGLGSGSTPLLQGLLQPLKAPAQTLLCRGLAVEAKKTYVRDKPHVNVGTIGHVDHGKTTLTAAITKILAEGGGAKYKKYEEIDNAPEERARGITINAAHVEYSTAARHYAHTDCPGHADYVKNMITGTAPLDGCILVVAANDGPMPQTREHLLLAKQIGVEHVVVYVNKADAVQDSEMVDLVELEVRELLTEFGYKGEETPVIVGSALCALEQRDPELGLKSVQKLLDAVDTHIPVPIRDLEKPFLLPVESVYSIPGRGTVVTGTLERGILKKGDECEFLGHNKNIRTVVTGIEMFHKSLERAEAGDNLGALVRGLKREDLRRGLVMAKPGSIHPHQKVEAQVYILSKEEGGRHKPFVSHFMPVMFSLTWDMACRVILPPGKLG; encoded by the exons ATGGCGGCCGCCACCCTGCTGCGCGCGACACCCCTCTTCAGCG GTCTCGGCTCCGGTTCGACCCCACTACTGCAGGGCTTGTTACAGCCGCTGAAGGCCCCGGCACAGACCCTCTTGTGCCGTGGCCTGGCCGTGGAGGCCAAGAAGACCTATGTGCGCGACAAGCCCCATGTGAATGTGGGTACCATCGGCCATGTGGACCACGGCAAGACCACACTGACCGCAGCCATCACGAAAA TTTTAGCCGAGGGAGGTGGGGCCAAGTATAAGAAGTATGAGGAGATTGACAATGCCCCGGAGGAGCGAGCCCGTGGCATCACCATCAATGCAGCTCATGTGGAATATAGCACTGCTGCCCGCCACTATGCCCACACAGACTGCCCAGGTCACGCAGATTATGTTAAG AATATGATCACAGGCACTGCCCCCCTTGACGGCTGCATCCTGGTGGTGGCAGCCAATGATGGCCCCATGCCCCAGACCCGAGAGCACTTATTACTGGCCAAACAG ATTGGAGTAGAGCATGTTGTGGTGTATGTGAACAAGGCAGATGCCGTCCAGGACTCTGAGATGGTGGATCTAGTCGAGCTGGAAGTCCGGGAACTGCTCACTGAGTTTGGCTACAAAGGGGAGGAGACCCCAGTCATCGTAGGCTCTGCCCTCTGTGCCCTTGAG CAACGGGACCCTGAGCTTGGCCTGAAGTCTGTGCAGAAGCTGCTGGATGCTGTGGACACTCACATCCCGGTGCCCATCCGGGATCTGGAGAAGCCTTTCCTGCTGCCTGTAGAGTCAGTTTACTCTATCCCTG GCCGGGGCACTGTGGTGACAGGTACGCTAGAACGTGGCATTTTGAAGAAGGGAGATGAGTGTGAGTTCCTGGGACATAACAAGAACATTCGCACTGTGGTGACAG GCATTGAAATGTTCCACAAGAGCCtggagagggcagaggcaggtgaTAATCTTGGGGCCCTGGTTCGAGGCTTAAAGCGGGAAGACCTGAGACGTGGCCTGGTTATGGCCAAACCAGGTTCCATCCATCCCCACCAGAAGGTGGAGGCACAG GTTTACATCCTCAGCAAAGAGGAAGGTGGCCGCCACAAGCCCTTTGTATCCCACTTCATGCCTGTCATGTTCTCCCTGACTTGGGACATGGCCTGCCGTGTCATCTTGCCTCCAGGGAAG CTGGGATGA